One genomic segment of Flagellimonas marinaquae includes these proteins:
- a CDS encoding DUF6326 family protein: protein MLENPKINIKIKLAVLWTSVTLCYLYGDYFELYTPDKVNSLISGENNLDSPIKLLTASIILAISSLMVVVSVLVKPKINRILNILFGTMFTLMMVIIGLYSTHEWYLFYVFLAFLESVLTALIVWYAWKWPKETSKS from the coding sequence ATGCTTGAAAACCCAAAAATCAATATTAAAATTAAACTAGCGGTATTGTGGACCTCTGTTACCTTGTGCTATTTATATGGAGACTACTTTGAGCTATACACACCGGATAAAGTGAATAGCTTAATTTCCGGCGAAAATAATCTGGACAGTCCCATCAAACTACTGACCGCATCAATAATTTTGGCTATTTCGTCACTTATGGTTGTGGTATCGGTGCTTGTCAAACCAAAAATAAACCGAATTCTGAACATCCTATTTGGTACCATGTTTACCCTAATGATGGTGATTATAGGATTGTATTCCACCCATGAATGGTACCTTTTTTATGTGTTTTTAGCTTTTTTGGAAAGCGTGCTCACTGCCCTAATTGTTTGGTATGCTTGGAAATGGCCCAAAGAGACTTCAAAATCTTGA
- a CDS encoding DUF2268 domain-containing putative Zn-dependent protease (predicted Zn-dependent protease with a strongly conserved HExxH motif): protein MKSIKILLFLFALLVISYCKKSPNSTEAASSMVTFTEDGGKFTTSEKELIRETVLESEQEIRPLIPTLPDSITVSLEIVDWDLDVVGGVTGRTESNSPPLVMIQISDKYPGGITNAVHVALKHTIYHEFHHLYRGWAIQDNKYGPGISTAAINEGLAVVFSEEYTGKAMEADTPPEAAIAEQWAEEIRSLPLNANYQHWMFQHPDGRQAVGYRTGNYLIRKAMTNSGKDVLELSELTPDEIYKLSGL from the coding sequence ATGAAATCAATCAAAATCCTATTATTCCTTTTTGCGTTATTAGTTATCAGCTATTGCAAGAAGAGCCCGAACAGTACAGAAGCAGCAAGTTCTATGGTCACCTTTACCGAAGATGGTGGTAAATTTACCACATCGGAAAAAGAACTCATTCGAGAAACAGTACTGGAATCGGAACAAGAAATTCGACCCCTAATACCGACCCTACCGGACAGTATAACCGTATCCCTGGAAATTGTGGATTGGGACCTTGATGTGGTCGGAGGTGTTACCGGACGTACCGAATCCAATTCCCCACCATTAGTGATGATTCAAATCTCTGATAAATATCCAGGGGGCATTACCAATGCCGTGCATGTAGCTCTAAAACACACAATTTACCATGAATTCCACCATTTGTACCGAGGTTGGGCCATTCAGGACAACAAATATGGGCCTGGTATTTCCACAGCTGCCATAAACGAAGGTTTGGCCGTTGTTTTCTCTGAGGAATATACCGGTAAAGCCATGGAAGCGGATACCCCACCAGAAGCAGCCATTGCGGAGCAGTGGGCGGAAGAGATCAGGTCTTTGCCCCTAAATGCGAACTATCAACATTGGATGTTCCAACACCCCGATGGCAGACAGGCCGTTGGTTACAGAACCGGAAACTACCTGATTAGAAAAGCGATGACCAATTCAGGCAAAGACGTTCTTGAACTCAGCGAACTTACTCCCGATGAAATTTATAAACTGTCCGGACTGTAG
- a CDS encoding hotdog fold thioesterase translates to MDIKTKERLIKLAEEEIPIHKHFGLKVEIVEKDFIKVRVPFRKDLVGDIRTNHWHGGIIATILDSVGGAIGIANFNSSEDKLSTIDLRVDYLRFADGKDLMFEGKLVRMGNRIMVTKMKAFQDDVLVAEGKGVYNFIRA, encoded by the coding sequence ATGGATATTAAGACAAAAGAAAGATTGATAAAATTGGCAGAAGAAGAAATCCCAATTCATAAACATTTTGGATTAAAAGTTGAAATTGTAGAAAAGGATTTCATTAAAGTACGAGTGCCATTTAGAAAAGATTTAGTCGGTGATATTCGCACTAATCATTGGCACGGTGGAATTATTGCTACAATTTTAGATTCCGTTGGTGGCGCTATAGGAATTGCCAATTTCAATTCGTCAGAAGATAAACTGTCAACAATAGACTTGAGAGTAGATTATCTGAGGTTTGCTGATGGAAAAGATTTAATGTTTGAAGGAAAATTGGTCAGAATGGGAAATCGGATAATGGTCACCAAAATGAAGGCTTTCCAAGATGATGTTCTGGTTGCAGAAGGTAAAGGAGTATATAACTTTATAAGGGCATAA
- a CDS encoding peroxiredoxin-like family protein, translating to MNRPTPKHTAPDLQFPLLDGSQWHLADQNPDNFTLVVFYRGLHCPLCKKYLQQLQELLPEFEQRGVNVVAVSMDTEKRARLSRQKWELSNLTLGYGLSEKSARDWALYLSAGVKDGEPSEFSEPGLFLVDNSNQVYYSAINSNPWGRPYLPSFVKAVDYIVQSGYPARGEML from the coding sequence ATGAATAGACCAACACCAAAGCATACAGCACCAGATTTACAATTTCCATTATTAGATGGAAGTCAATGGCATTTAGCGGACCAAAATCCAGACAATTTTACTTTAGTTGTTTTTTATCGAGGGTTACATTGTCCATTATGTAAAAAGTACTTACAACAATTACAAGAATTGCTACCCGAATTTGAGCAAAGAGGCGTTAATGTAGTAGCTGTAAGTATGGATACCGAAAAGAGAGCTAGACTTTCTCGTCAAAAGTGGGAATTGTCTAATCTTACTTTGGGCTATGGTTTATCTGAAAAATCAGCAAGAGATTGGGCTTTGTATTTAAGTGCAGGTGTAAAAGATGGTGAACCAAGTGAATTTAGTGAACCAGGATTATTTTTAGTTGACAATAGTAATCAAGTTTATTATTCAGCCATTAACAGTAACCCTTGGGGAAGACCATATTTGCCGTCTTTTGTAAAAGCGGTAGATTATATAGTTCAGTCAGGCTATCCTGCAAGAGGTGAAATGCTATAA
- a CDS encoding NAD(P)H-dependent oxidoreductase gives MKNIFIINGHQKYPFSEGKLNASLTEKAESYFKSNGYIIKKTTMDDDYDVTEEIEKFKWADVVFFQTPLNWMGVSWSFKKYIDEVFSMGMMGEMSDGDGRSKEAPKKNYGLGGKLNGKYMMSVTANAPKEAFNNPEESFFNGISEDELLKPMHLNFKWFGFEPLPTFMAYDVMKNPEIDKDFERFQKHLENNF, from the coding sequence ATGAAAAATATTTTTATCATCAACGGTCATCAGAAATACCCATTTTCTGAAGGAAAATTAAACGCAAGTTTAACTGAAAAAGCAGAAAGCTACTTTAAAAGTAATGGTTACATCATTAAGAAAACTACTATGGACGATGATTATGATGTTACTGAGGAAATAGAAAAATTCAAGTGGGCAGATGTGGTCTTTTTTCAAACTCCTTTAAACTGGATGGGTGTAAGTTGGTCGTTTAAAAAATACATTGATGAAGTATTTTCGATGGGTATGATGGGCGAAATGTCTGATGGTGATGGTAGAAGCAAAGAAGCACCGAAGAAGAATTACGGATTAGGTGGAAAGTTAAATGGAAAGTATATGATGTCAGTAACCGCTAATGCACCAAAAGAAGCTTTTAATAATCCAGAGGAATCATTTTTTAATGGAATAAGCGAAGATGAACTTCTAAAACCAATGCATCTAAATTTTAAGTGGTTTGGTTTTGAACCATTACCAACATTTATGGCATATGATGTAATGAAAAATCCAGAAATAGATAAGGATTTTGAGAGATTTCAAAAACATTTAGAAAACAATTTTTAA
- a CDS encoding winged helix-turn-helix transcriptional regulator gives MARKYIDNPNACSLVHTMNIIGNKWKPIILYLLSNGSMRFGMLNTLIPTISKKVLTNQLKELENDGLLLRQSFAEIPPRVEYSLTEKAVGLLPVLRMLSDWANEAYPEMYFEQCRIAESARTPTIETINKQYEP, from the coding sequence ATGGCAAGAAAATATATAGACAACCCGAATGCTTGTTCCCTTGTGCATACGATGAACATAATTGGCAATAAATGGAAACCGATTATTTTATATTTATTATCAAATGGTTCTATGCGATTTGGGATGCTGAATACTTTAATACCTACAATCTCAAAAAAGGTGCTTACCAATCAACTTAAAGAATTAGAAAACGATGGTTTGCTTTTAAGACAGTCCTTTGCAGAAATTCCACCAAGAGTTGAATATTCATTAACAGAAAAAGCAGTTGGACTTTTGCCCGTTTTAAGAATGTTAAGTGATTGGGCAAATGAAGCTTATCCCGAAATGTATTTTGAACAATGTAGAATTGCTGAAAGCGCTAGAACTCCAACTATTGAAACTATTAACAAGCAATATGAGCCTTAG
- a CDS encoding thiol-disulfide oxidoreductase DCC family protein, with protein MENGKKIILFDGVCNLCNNSVQFVIKRDKNDVFRYAALQSDVGQQLLKQRHIDTIAVDSIILIEPGVAYYTKSDAALEIAQDLGGLWKLSAIFSWIPATIRNRIYDFVAKNRYKWFGKQESCMIPTPELRAKFLD; from the coding sequence ATGGAAAACGGTAAAAAAATAATTTTGTTCGATGGGGTCTGTAACCTCTGCAACAACTCTGTCCAATTTGTAATAAAACGGGATAAAAACGATGTATTCCGCTATGCGGCACTCCAGAGTGATGTGGGCCAGCAGTTATTGAAACAGCGTCATATAGACACCATTGCCGTGGACTCCATTATCCTCATCGAGCCGGGAGTAGCCTATTATACCAAGTCCGACGCTGCCCTGGAAATTGCACAGGATTTGGGCGGATTATGGAAATTATCCGCCATATTCTCCTGGATACCTGCAACCATAAGAAACCGCATTTACGATTTTGTGGCAAAAAACCGCTATAAATGGTTTGGTAAACAGGAGTCCTGCATGATTCCGACCCCTGAGTTAAGAGCGAAGTTCTTAGATTGA
- a CDS encoding dicarboxylate/amino acid:cation symporter: MKKLELHWQILIGMLLGILFGFAMTQISWGKEFVSDWIQPLGTIFVKLLKLIAIPLILASLVKGISDLKDISKFRNIGLRTIGIYILTTVVAITIGLLLVNVMNPGSGISEDTVTKLTDTYAGDAGVTSKIEEASRQKDSGPLQFIVDMVPDNAMAAMTDNALMLQVIFFTIFLGISMLLIGEKKAKPLKDFFDALNDVVLKMVDLIMLTAPYAVFALLAGVVVSSSDPDLLLALLKYAGVVVLGLALMIVFYATIVGVVTKKNPFWFLKEISPAQLLAFSTSSSAATLPVTMERVEEHIGVDKEVSSFVLPVGATINMDGTSLYQGVAAVFISQALGFDLTFGNQLTIVLTALLASIGSAAVPGAGMVMLVIVLESIGFPSDKLAIGLALIFAVDRPLDMCRTIVNVTGDATVSMVVAKSVGKLGEPHVQEWDDHYDEVK, from the coding sequence ATGAAGAAATTGGAATTGCACTGGCAGATTCTTATCGGAATGCTTTTAGGTATTCTTTTCGGATTTGCAATGACCCAAATTAGCTGGGGCAAGGAATTTGTATCTGATTGGATCCAACCATTGGGGACCATTTTTGTAAAACTTCTTAAACTAATCGCCATACCATTGATCTTGGCATCCTTGGTAAAAGGTATCTCCGACCTAAAGGATATATCAAAATTCAGAAATATAGGGCTAAGAACCATAGGGATTTACATCCTTACAACTGTAGTTGCGATTACCATTGGGTTATTGTTGGTAAACGTGATGAATCCGGGCAGTGGCATTTCCGAGGATACGGTAACAAAGTTAACTGACACTTATGCGGGAGATGCAGGTGTTACATCCAAAATAGAGGAAGCATCCCGACAGAAAGATAGTGGGCCATTGCAATTTATTGTAGATATGGTCCCCGATAATGCCATGGCGGCCATGACGGACAATGCTTTGATGTTGCAAGTAATATTTTTTACCATTTTCTTGGGAATTTCCATGTTATTGATAGGCGAGAAAAAGGCAAAGCCCTTAAAGGATTTTTTTGATGCCCTGAACGATGTGGTACTAAAAATGGTAGACCTGATCATGCTTACGGCACCCTATGCCGTGTTTGCCCTTTTGGCGGGAGTAGTGGTATCTTCCAGTGACCCCGATTTATTACTGGCGTTGCTTAAATATGCCGGCGTAGTCGTTTTGGGTCTTGCCCTAATGATTGTTTTTTATGCAACAATAGTAGGTGTAGTTACCAAGAAAAACCCATTCTGGTTCTTAAAAGAGATCAGTCCTGCCCAATTATTGGCGTTCTCGACAAGTTCCAGTGCGGCCACTTTGCCAGTTACAATGGAAAGGGTAGAGGAACACATTGGTGTAGATAAAGAAGTGTCCAGTTTTGTATTGCCCGTGGGAGCAACCATTAATATGGATGGTACCAGCCTGTACCAAGGGGTCGCAGCAGTATTTATATCACAGGCACTCGGATTCGACCTTACTTTTGGAAATCAGTTGACCATTGTTTTGACTGCCTTATTGGCATCCATTGGATCGGCGGCGGTACCCGGAGCGGGAATGGTTATGTTGGTTATTGTATTGGAATCCATTGGTTTTCCTTCCGATAAATTGGCCATTGGACTTGCACTGATTTTTGCAGTAGATAGGCCTTTGGACATGTGTAGGACCATTGTAAATGTCACTGGTGATGCAACAGTTTCCATGGTAGTGGCCAAATCAGTAGGTAAATTGGGAGAACCGCACGTGCAAGAGTGGGACGATCATTACGATGAGGTGAAATAA
- the aroC gene encoding chorismate synthase, with translation MAGNSFGQLFRVTTFGESHGKALGGIIDGCPAGIELDLERIQLDLNRRKPGQSSIVTQRKEPDTVEIYSGIFEGKTTGTPIGFAIHNTNQKSKDYSHIKDSYRPSHADYVYDRKYGFRDYRGGGRSSARETASRVVAGAIAKQFLHGVQINAFVSQVGGMKLDKPYQELDFSKIESNAVRCPDTEMAQKMEDYIKSIKKEGDTIGGVITCVIQNVPVGLGEPVFDKLHAKLGEAMLSINAVKGFEYGSGFAGVAMKGSEHNDAYNADGTTKTNRSGGVQGGISNGMDIYFNVAFKPVATVLQSYETINKDGEKVATQGKGRHDPCVVPRAVPIVEAMAAMVLADYSLLARTNKI, from the coding sequence ATGGCAGGAAATTCTTTTGGACAACTTTTTAGGGTTACCACTTTTGGCGAATCCCACGGAAAAGCATTGGGCGGCATTATTGATGGCTGCCCTGCAGGAATAGAATTGGACTTGGAGCGAATCCAATTGGATTTGAACCGAAGAAAACCAGGGCAATCGTCCATAGTTACCCAGCGAAAAGAACCCGATACGGTAGAGATATACTCAGGTATTTTTGAAGGAAAGACCACAGGGACTCCCATTGGCTTTGCTATTCACAATACCAATCAGAAATCAAAGGATTACTCCCATATCAAGGATTCGTACAGACCATCGCATGCAGATTATGTGTACGATAGAAAATATGGTTTCCGAGATTATCGTGGCGGAGGTAGGAGTTCTGCCCGGGAGACTGCAAGTAGGGTAGTGGCCGGTGCTATTGCCAAACAATTTTTACATGGTGTCCAAATAAATGCTTTCGTGTCGCAAGTGGGGGGCATGAAGCTGGATAAACCTTATCAAGAATTGGACTTTTCCAAAATTGAATCCAATGCAGTTCGTTGTCCCGATACGGAAATGGCCCAAAAAATGGAAGATTATATCAAATCCATTAAAAAGGAGGGCGACACCATAGGGGGTGTGATCACTTGTGTAATCCAAAATGTACCGGTTGGTCTTGGCGAACCGGTTTTTGATAAACTCCACGCCAAATTGGGCGAGGCCATGCTGTCCATTAACGCGGTAAAGGGATTTGAATACGGAAGCGGATTTGCCGGGGTTGCCATGAAAGGGAGTGAGCACAACGATGCGTATAATGCCGATGGTACCACCAAAACCAATCGGAGCGGAGGAGTGCAAGGAGGTATTAGCAATGGAATGGATATTTATTTTAATGTAGCTTTTAAACCCGTCGCAACAGTTTTACAATCCTACGAAACCATTAACAAGGACGGAGAAAAAGTTGCCACCCAAGGCAAGGGAAGGCACGATCCATGCGTGGTTCCAAGAGCTGTGCCCATTGTGGAGGCCATGGCGGCAATGGTATTGGCCGATTATTCCCTGTTGGCCCGTACCAACAAAATCTGA
- a CDS encoding UDP-2,3-diacylglucosamine diphosphatase, with protein MKKRKIDLAVISDVHLGTYGCHADELITYLNSIQPKKLILNGDIIDIWQFSKRYFPPSHLKVLRKIIGMASKGTEVFYITGNHDEMLRKFSDTSMGNFKIMNKLVLNLDGKKAWIFHGDVFDVSIQNAKWLAKLGGYGYDLLILINSFLNWCLAKMGREKYSLSKRIKNSVKGAVKYINNFEKTAAELAIENDYDYVICGHIHQPKKEIYQNKYGSCTYLNSGDWVENLTALEYSFKRWRVYHYNHDRLSPFFVDEDLKEMNMNELIASITDKEVDIEDITQEHISEIEEESVDRDFLDDKGLSQD; from the coding sequence TTGAAAAAAAGGAAGATAGATTTAGCAGTCATCTCGGATGTTCACCTAGGAACATATGGCTGCCATGCAGATGAGCTTATTACCTACCTGAACAGTATACAGCCCAAAAAACTGATTCTGAACGGGGATATTATCGATATTTGGCAGTTCAGTAAAAGGTATTTCCCCCCATCACATTTAAAGGTACTGAGAAAGATCATAGGCATGGCCTCCAAAGGCACAGAGGTGTTCTATATCACTGGAAATCATGATGAAATGCTGCGTAAGTTCAGTGATACTTCAATGGGGAATTTTAAGATAATGAACAAATTGGTATTGAACTTGGACGGCAAAAAGGCATGGATTTTTCATGGCGATGTATTTGATGTTTCCATCCAAAATGCCAAATGGTTGGCCAAACTGGGCGGTTATGGCTACGATCTTCTTATTTTGATCAATAGCTTCCTCAACTGGTGCCTGGCCAAAATGGGGCGCGAAAAATATTCATTGTCCAAACGTATTAAAAATAGCGTAAAGGGCGCCGTAAAATATATCAACAATTTTGAAAAGACAGCTGCAGAGCTTGCCATTGAAAATGATTACGACTACGTGATCTGCGGCCATATCCATCAACCAAAAAAAGAAATATACCAGAACAAATATGGCAGCTGCACCTATCTAAATTCGGGTGATTGGGTTGAGAACCTCACTGCTTTGGAGTATTCCTTTAAGCGATGGAGAGTCTACCATTACAACCACGATAGACTTTCTCCTTTCTTTGTGGACGAAGACCTAAAGGAAATGAACATGAACGAACTGATCGCCTCCATTACCGATAAAGAGGTCGATATCGAAGATATTACCCAAGAGCACATCAGCGAAATTGAAGAAGAAAGTGTCGATCGAGATTTTTTAGATGACAAGGGCCTGTCTCAAGATTGA
- a CDS encoding FAD-binding and (Fe-S)-binding domain-containing protein, giving the protein MDKYLLKDLSQNLKGELLFDDLSKALYATDGSVYRILPLAVAYPKNAEDIKVLVDFANTNKVGLIPRTAGTSLAGQCVGPGIVVDVSRYLTKIVSLNKEKRQVTVQPGVVRDELNQYLKPFGLFFGPNTSTSNRCMIGGMVGNNSSGTTSIQYGVTRDKVVAMQCILSDGSEAYFSSLTKKEFDAKKQTDSLEGRIYHKLYEELSNPDIQGNIKAEFPKPSIHRRNTGYAVDELLKNNIFGEDSDEFNLCKLLSGSEGTLAFTTEVTLQLDDLPPQFSAMVATHYKTLEDCLADVAPVMEHKLHLCEMMDKVILDCTKNNRAQSANRFFVDGDPVAILMLEVKAETEEDLEKQLELLLKTIVKSGLSYASPVLYGDDINKAIELRKAGLGLLGNMVGDKKAVACIEDTAVALEDLKDFIGEFTKIMKGYDQSAVYYAHAGAGELHLRPILNLKKSEDVVLFRSITTDVAKLTKKYQGSFSGEHGDGIVRAEFIPLMIGEANYQLLKRVKSLFDPNGILNPGKIVDAYAMDESLRYEVDREEPEVKTLMDFSDSEGILKAAEKCNGSGDCRKSHHMSGAMCPSYQATKNERHTTRGRANALREFLTNSQKTNRFDHKELKTAFDLCLSCKACASECPSNVDVAALKAEFLYNYQEANGYSLRSKLFAHNTRLNALGSKMPGITNWMYKSKSVGALLKKASGVAQERSLPEVGRFNFTKHLKKHRVKRTDLSKKQVILYVDEFVKYLDIQVGKDAIELLCKLGYDVELFYGESGRTYLSKGYLKQAKKLVAQNMERLKDILNRGLPIVGLEPSAILSFRDEYQRLYDDKEQLRKLASQSFLIEEFLAAEIAEGHITSESFTDEEKTIKIHGHCHQKALSNQKVTFDMLNLPKNYKVTIIASGCCGMAGSFGYEKEHYETSMKVGSLKLFPAVAKSSEETLIAANGTSCRHQIMDGTKREAQHPVSILRQALVI; this is encoded by the coding sequence TTGGATAAATATTTGTTAAAAGACCTTTCCCAAAACTTGAAAGGCGAGCTCTTGTTCGATGATTTAAGTAAAGCCCTATATGCCACCGACGGCTCCGTTTATCGCATTTTGCCGTTGGCGGTGGCCTATCCTAAAAACGCGGAAGATATAAAAGTACTGGTTGATTTTGCCAATACCAACAAAGTTGGTCTCATACCACGAACGGCAGGAACGTCTCTGGCCGGACAGTGCGTGGGTCCTGGCATTGTAGTGGATGTGAGCCGATACCTTACCAAGATAGTTAGTTTGAACAAGGAGAAAAGGCAGGTTACCGTACAACCTGGTGTGGTTCGGGATGAGCTCAATCAGTATTTGAAACCGTTCGGCCTGTTTTTTGGGCCAAATACCTCAACCTCCAACCGTTGTATGATCGGGGGAATGGTCGGGAACAATTCCTCGGGGACTACATCGATACAATATGGGGTAACAAGGGATAAAGTGGTGGCCATGCAATGTATTTTGTCCGATGGCAGTGAGGCATACTTTTCGAGTCTCACCAAAAAGGAATTCGATGCAAAGAAACAGACTGATTCCCTTGAGGGAAGAATCTATCACAAATTATATGAAGAGCTTTCCAATCCCGATATTCAGGGCAACATAAAGGCAGAATTTCCGAAACCCAGTATACATCGAAGAAATACAGGGTATGCGGTGGACGAATTGCTCAAGAACAACATTTTTGGCGAAGACTCGGATGAATTCAATTTATGTAAATTACTTTCGGGTAGCGAGGGAACTTTGGCTTTTACTACCGAGGTTACACTTCAACTGGATGACTTACCTCCCCAGTTTTCTGCTATGGTGGCCACGCATTATAAAACCTTGGAAGATTGTTTGGCGGATGTGGCCCCAGTAATGGAACACAAGCTCCATTTATGCGAAATGATGGACAAAGTGATTCTAGACTGTACCAAAAACAATAGGGCGCAATCGGCCAACCGTTTTTTTGTGGATGGCGATCCTGTAGCCATTTTAATGTTGGAAGTAAAGGCCGAAACGGAGGAGGATCTCGAAAAACAGCTGGAATTACTCTTGAAAACCATCGTAAAGTCCGGGTTGAGCTATGCCAGCCCTGTTCTTTATGGGGACGACATCAATAAGGCCATAGAACTGCGCAAAGCTGGTCTGGGACTTTTGGGAAATATGGTGGGCGACAAAAAAGCTGTTGCCTGTATTGAGGATACCGCCGTGGCATTGGAGGATCTAAAGGATTTTATAGGAGAGTTTACCAAGATCATGAAAGGCTATGATCAAAGTGCGGTTTATTACGCCCATGCGGGTGCGGGCGAACTGCATTTGCGACCAATTCTGAATTTGAAAAAATCCGAAGATGTGGTCCTTTTCCGTAGCATAACCACCGATGTGGCAAAACTCACCAAAAAATATCAAGGTAGTTTTAGTGGGGAGCACGGCGATGGGATTGTACGTGCGGAGTTTATTCCCTTAATGATCGGGGAGGCCAATTATCAATTATTAAAAAGAGTAAAGAGCTTATTTGATCCCAACGGTATTTTAAACCCCGGTAAAATTGTGGATGCCTACGCCATGGACGAATCTTTGCGGTACGAGGTGGACCGTGAAGAGCCCGAGGTAAAAACGCTCATGGACTTTTCGGACAGTGAGGGCATATTAAAAGCGGCGGAGAAATGTAATGGTAGTGGCGACTGCAGAAAGAGTCATCATATGAGCGGAGCCATGTGCCCAAGTTACCAAGCAACAAAAAACGAAAGGCATACAACCCGTGGAAGAGCCAATGCCTTGCGAGAATTTTTGACCAATTCCCAAAAAACCAATCGTTTTGATCATAAAGAGCTTAAAACCGCATTCGATCTATGCTTGAGTTGTAAGGCTTGTGCCAGTGAATGTCCCAGTAACGTGGATGTGGCCGCGCTTAAGGCCGAGTTCCTGTACAATTATCAAGAAGCCAATGGATATTCTTTACGGAGCAAGTTGTTCGCCCATAACACTCGATTGAACGCATTGGGCAGTAAAATGCCCGGCATTACCAATTGGATGTACAAATCCAAATCGGTGGGTGCATTGCTCAAAAAAGCATCGGGGGTAGCCCAAGAGCGAAGCTTGCCAGAAGTAGGTCGTTTTAATTTTACCAAGCATTTAAAAAAACATCGGGTAAAACGCACGGACCTTTCCAAAAAACAAGTCATCCTTTATGTAGATGAGTTTGTTAAATATTTGGATATCCAAGTAGGTAAGGATGCGATTGAACTGTTGTGCAAATTAGGTTACGACGTTGAACTGTTTTATGGTGAAAGTGGCAGGACATATTTATCTAAAGGGTATTTAAAACAGGCGAAAAAACTGGTTGCCCAGAATATGGAGCGTTTAAAGGATATTTTGAACCGAGGTCTACCCATTGTTGGGTTGGAACCATCGGCCATTCTATCGTTCAGGGATGAGTACCAGCGATTGTACGATGATAAGGAGCAATTACGGAAGTTGGCTTCCCAATCATTTTTGATTGAAGAATTCTTAGCAGCCGAAATTGCAGAAGGGCATATTACATCCGAAAGTTTTACCGATGAGGAGAAGACCATCAAAATACATGGACATTGTCATCAAAAAGCATTGAGCAACCAAAAAGTAACTTTTGATATGCTGAACCTGCCCAAGAATTACAAAGTAACGATAATAGCATCTGGATGTTGTGGTATGGCAGGTTCCTTTGGGTACGAAAAAGAACATTACGAGACCAGCATGAAGGTGGGCAGTCTAAAATTGTTCCCTGCGGTAGCAAAGAGCTCGGAAGAGACCTTGATCGCAGCGAACGGCACAAGTTGTAGGCATCAGATTATGGATGGGACAAAAAGGGAGGCACAGCACCCGGTTTCAATCTTGAGACAGGCCCTTGTCATCTAA